A region of Carassius auratus strain Wakin chromosome 11, ASM336829v1, whole genome shotgun sequence DNA encodes the following proteins:
- the ppcs gene encoding phosphopantothenate--cysteine ligase encodes MAHCDPSASKAVDGGLSEEFAVPSHVDDVKKLMAEFAEHHGSAGRRVVLITSGGTKVPLESRTVRFLDNFSSGRRGASSAEYFLDSGYAVIFLHRHRSLYPYTRLYTGVNLLDSLQLETGKEDAGQILVDQNALPNIAKVLKRYQEVKAAGLLLPVEFNTLSEYLHLLKAAAQALSSIGSKAMFYLAAAVSDFYIPAYEMPEHKIQSSNGPLQISMKMVPKMLSPLVKDWAPKAFVISFKLETDPSILLERARRALETYNHQAVVANVLDTRRGYVVVVTKNTQQELVLTDEEMQKEVEIEDRIVSNLTEAHSEFMSQV; translated from the exons ATGGCCCACTGTGACCCCTCAGCCTCAAAGGCAGTGGATGGAGGTCTGTCTGAAGAATTTGCGGTCCCCTCTCATGTGGATGATGTCAAGAAACTCATGGCAGAGTTTGCCGAACATCACGGATCAGCCGGGCGCAGAGTGGTTCTCATCACCTCAGGAGGAACCAAAGTTCCTCTGGAATCCCGAACAGTACGGTTCCTGGACAACTTCAGCAGTGGTCGGCGAGGGGCCTCCTCTGCGGAGTATTTTCTGGACTCAGGCTACGCAGTGATCTTTCTGCACAGGCATCGTTCTCTCTACCCATACACTCGTCTGTACACAGGGGTCAATTTACTGGATAGCTTACAATTAGAAACTGGTAAGGAGGATGCTGGTCAGATCCTGGTTGATCAGAACGCACTTCCAAACATTGCAAAGGTTCTAAAGCGCTATCAGGAAGTGAAAGCCGCAGGATTACTGCTGCCGGTGGAATTCAACACCTTGTCAGAGTACCTCCATCTACTCAAGGCAGCAGCCCAAGCATTAAGCTCCATAG GATCCAAGGCTATGTTTTATTTGGCTGCTGCGGTTTCTGATTTCTACATCCCAGCATATGAAATGCCAGAACATAAAATTCAGTCTTCTAATGGGCCACTTCAG ATAAGTATGAAGATGGTTCCCAAGATGCTGTCCCCATTGGTGAAGGACTGGGCACCCAAGGCATTTGTCATCTCTTTCAAGTTGGAAACGGACCCCTCCATCCTTTTGGAGCGAGCACGTCGTGCCTTAGAAACATACAACCACCAGGCAGTGGTTGCGAATGTTCTCGACACACGTCGTGGTTATGTGGTTGTTGTTACCAAGAACACCCAACAAGAGCTAGTCCTCACAGATGAGGAAATGCAGAAAGAGGTAGAGATTGAGGACAGAATTGTCAGTAACCTGACTGAAGCACACAGTGAATTTATGTCTcaagtatga